The following is a genomic window from Numenius arquata chromosome 12, bNumArq3.hap1.1, whole genome shotgun sequence.
TCTGCATTTGTAAGTGAAAGCAAACTCATGGACAGTTTCAGAGACTTTTCAGGTGGCATGAATCTGGAGTAATAGCTATTAGCTGGTACGATACACTAAGAGATCTCCAATTCAATGTCGTGCAAGTCATTCATACATcaagtaaaaatatttgtaagaattaaattaaatctttgtCCTTATTTGTAAAGCTTGTTTCATTAATGCAGCTCTCGCGTAAGATTCCTGGCTCCACTTTCTATCTGATCCTGTTTGTTACAGAAATTCTGCTTTCTCTGATCCTTGGTTTTAATGAAAGTATCATCTGGTCCTCTCAGGTTACCCATCTCAGCCAGTGGAACAGAGACCACTTCAGCAGATGCCACCTCAACTCATGCCTCACtcgcagcagccgcagcagcagccgcagccacCACCACAGCAAGTGCAGGCCCCACCGCAAaccccgcagcagcagcagcagcagatgatgaTGATGCTTATGATGCAGCAGGATCCCAAATCTGTCAGGCTTCCTGTGCCACAGGGAGTTCACCCACCGAGAGGACCTCTGAATCCAGATGCTCAGCGAATGCCGATGCAGCAGAGTGGCAACATGTCAGTGATGGTTAACCTCCAGGGTCCTGGATCGGTGCCTCCGTCTCCTGATAAACAAAGAATGTCCTTGCCAGGCAATCCTCCTCTGGGAAATAATGCAAGAAAAATGGTTTATCAAGATAATGTACAGAATCCTTCCAGCTCACCCCTCGGAGAGGTTTCATCAGTATCCTCCCTTCCAGAAGGAGGTGGAGCTGAAGGCCCCCCAGCATCAGGAGCTCAGAATAATTTGACGTCTCATTTAGTAGTTTCACAGAACCAGTTAATGATGACAGGACCCAAACCTGGACCATCCCCACTTTCAGCTGCCCAAGGTGCAAGTCCCCAGCAGCAGTCTAATTCTCTGCCTAGCACTCTTACACACCATTTTCCAAATGTTGCCACCCCATCACAAACTTCAAGGCCTAAAACCCCAAACAGAGCAAGCCCAAGGCCATACTATCCTCAGACTCCTAATAACCGTCCACCTAGCACAGAGCCATCAGAAATCAGCTTGTCTCCAGAGAGACTCAATGCTTCTATAGCTGGTCTGTTCCCTCCCCAGATCAATATTCCTTTACCTCCCCGGCCTAATCTCAATAGAGGATTTGATCAGCAAGGTCTCAATCCCACTACTTTGAAGGCCATTGGACAAGCCCCATCAAATCTCACAATTAACAGTCAGTCTAGTTTTGCTGCTCCACAGTCACACAAATTGGAAGGCATGGTCATGAATTCGGGAAAACAAGCCAACGCTGGAGGAACAAAGAGAGCAAGTCCAAGCAATAGTCGAAGGTCCAGTCCTGGATCCAGTAGGAAAACTACGCCGAGCCCCGGCAGACAGAATTCAAAAGCAGCTAAATTATCATTGACAACTCAGCAGAATCCATCTCTCTTGCAGAACATGGAATTACAAAGAAATATGATGGCTGGTCCCTCTCCTTTGCCGACACCTGTGACTAcaagttttcaaaataataacaTGCTAAGTAATCAGAGTCCTGCAGGTCCTGTCCCTGCTGTCACTGGTGTTCCTGAAGACAATAAAGAGAGCCTTAGTCTGCCTCAAGATAACGAGTGTCCAAGTGCACAAGGTGTCCAAGGTAACAAAGACCAGCCCAGCGTTGAACTAAAAGGTGTCCCTACTGCTCCAGAAATGAAGGTGTTGGTTCCAGAAGAACAGTCGAAAAAAGACGGGCAGGCCTTAGACACCAGTAAGCTTCCAGTCTTGGAGGAAAGTAAAACCATGGTATCTCCAGCTATGAGGGAGGCACCAACTTCTTTAAGTCAACTTCTTGATAATTCTGGAGCACCTAACGTAACCATTAAGCCCCCTGGGCTGACTGGTCTTGAAAAGGCACCAATAGTCACCACTGGTGAGGAGCTAAAGAAGATAGCTGTCATTCCTCCACTGCAGGAGTCATCCTCAAGCAAAGAGCCATCTAATTCACTTAGCTTGCCTCAAAATAATGAGCCCAGTTCAAATCCAGGCCACCAGGAACCAGGAGAAATAAACTCCAATGTTGCACAGAGTGTTCCTCCAGTGATGCAGAGGCCTGTCAGCTCTTCTTCAATTTCAGGTCCTTTACCCCCCAACCAGATAACAGTTTTCGTAACTTCAAACCCTATAACATCTTCTGCTAATACATCAGCACCGTTACCATCTCACTTGCAACCTGCATTAGTGTCGACTGTTGTCACGATGCCCAACGTAGGGAACAAAGTTATGGTTTCTGAGGGACAGTCAGCAGCTCAGTCTAACGCCCGGCCACAGTTTATTACACCCGTTTTTATAAACTCATCGTCAATAATTCAGGTTATGAAGGGCTCTCAGTCAAGTACGATTCCAGCAGCCCCGATGACTTCTAACTCAAGTCTGATGCCTCAGTCGGTGGCGGTGGTTGGTCCTCTGCACATACCGCAGAACATAAAGTTCTCCTCTGGGCCCACTCCTCCCAGCACGTCATCCGGCAGTCCCGTTTCGAGCATTCCCACCAGCAGGGCACTGGTTCTTAATGCTGTGGCACCTCCTGctcagctgccttctcctgctaCGACTTCTTCCAGTGTTCCTTcacacagccctgctcagccaGTCAAAGACTTCAGCCCAGAGGAGACTTCTTCTCAGAGCGGTGGGTCGAGTGACCAGTGCTCTGTCACAGCAGCCCAGCCTGGACCTGTTGTGTCACCTCTCCTTACCAGTAGTCCGGGCTCTGGGAACAGGCGCAGTCCCGTTTCGTCGAGCAAGGGAAAGGGCAAAGTAGACAAGATTGGCCAACTCTTGCTGACGAAAGCGTGCAAGAAAGTCACTGGCTCCCTTGAGAAAGGGGAAGAGCAATACGCTTTGGATGGAGAAGCAGAAGGTCAGGGAATAGAAACATCGGTCCCAAACAGTTTGGGAACCGAGCAACCACCAGCAGAACTAGAGAATAAAACTGTGACACCCCCGGCACCCACTCTTATAAAACAGAGCACTTCTGGGCCCAGCGGTTCCAGCCTCAGCCCCGCGGCTGCGCCTCCTGCCGCCACCTCCCCAGGCGTGACAGCCAGCACTCCTGCTGCCACCGCCGTGCCCGCCGTGCCCCCTGCCCCGGAGCCTGCTCCCCCCGCACCCAGCACCAACGGTGGGGGCCTTGGGGGTCTGCTTCCCGAGCAGAGTGGGGCTGGCGCGGCCGAGGAGAAGGCGGGAGCACACCAGGAACTGCTGCAAAGCGCCGGTAAGTCCAGTGCCACCCGCCATAAGGGGAAGGAATGAGATGGCTTTTCGACTGCTCAGGGGCTTTTTGCCAGGAGCATAATAAAATTTAGACGCTGTAGCCAAGGCTGAAAACTGCTTTTGTGTTTCTAATGTCCGAGTGACACGCAGTCGCTTGGATTTCACTGATTCatgtttcagatgtttttcagttttcatttactGCAGAAGCGGGGTATTTGTCACGAGCGTATGATGCTGTAGCAGAGGAGTGACTTTCAAAACCTGTTAGAAGTGGAGAGAAAAAGTAGATGTATCAGTAGTTACAGAAGTCATCCGTACGATGCCTTTTGTACTGGTGGATACACTGCtattctgcttcatttttgcCAGAGACTTTCTATATTTGCAACTTGGTTCAATTTATTGACttaatttatgttattttgaGTTAATCTTACTAATACTAGTTCCCTCTTTGAATAACCTTAACCCCGTAGGGAAATAGCTGAATaacttccagaggaaaaaaaaaacaacaaccaaacacaaaaatagTTATGTctagggaaaaattaaaatgctcatTTCAGAGAAATGCTTGAAAAAGTGATTATAAGTGAATTGCACCCAATTCAAAACATAAAATACCTTCACAGCTGAACTGTCTTCTCCTTTACTACTTTAATTTGGGCATCTGACAGTCTTTATTTATGACATCGCTATTTCTTGATGCCGTTTTTGATCTATTGAAAATGATGTGGAAATAAACCATCACTCTTGATGTAAGCTGTCTGAATACCCCTTGAATTTAGACACAGAAGATGAagtcctggaagaaaaaaaatccacagaagtcAGTGGAATGAGAACTTGAGCTTGAGAGTGACTTTCCCCGTGGCTGTTTGGCGTATGCCATAGCTGTGTGCCAGTAGAAcatgggaatcatagaatcgtagaattgtctgggttggaagggacctttactaTCAGCGAgtacaaccatcaacctaactctgataaaaaccatcactaacccatgtctctaagcactatgtcaacccagcttttaaatccctccagggatggtgcctcaaccacttccctgggcagcccattccaaggcttaataaccctttctgtgtaaaaaatgttcctaatatccaatctgaacctcccctggagcaacttgaggccattccctcttgtcccatggcctgtgccttgggagaagagaccgaccccccctggctacaccctcctttcagggagttgtagagagcgagaaggtctcccctcagcctccttttctccaggctgaacacccccagctccctcagctgctcctcacaagactcttgctccagacccctcaccagctccattgcccttctctggacacgctccagcccctcaaggtctttcttatcctgaggggcccaaaactggacacagcactcgaggtggggcctccccagtgcccggtacagggggacgatcacctcccgagtcctactcaccacgctgttcctgacacaggccaggatgctgttggccttcttggccacctgggcacactgctggctcatgttcagcccacagtcgaccaacacccccaggtcgttttctgccaggcagctccagccactctgccccagcctgtagcgctgcagggggttggtgtgacccaaagGCAGGACCCGGcaattggccttgttgaacctcatcccattggcctcggcccatccatccagcctgtccagatccctctgcaaagcctttctaccctccagcagatcaacactcccaccaaacttggtgttgtctgcaaacttactgagggtgcaaatGTTCACTTTGAGCTTCACAGAGGGAATTGGGGTTTGTTAGGAGAAAATCAGAAATGGATATTCTATATTTAAACAGGaatgttttactttttgttttcatgttcttCCTAAGTTCATTTTCGCATAGAAGAGAAGACTAGAAAGCATTAGCCCAACAAGAATtgtttttccatcttattttttaacttggcaacCTAAGAAATGTTAAGTCATGTGGTCTTAGTGCCAGAGGACTTCAAGGGAGCCTCTGGAGCATATTTTGCACTCTTGCAATTTAACTGAAAGAGTGAGAGCATTCATTCCTTAACAAAGGTGCTGTTTCCCCCAGAGCTTCTGTTTGAGATAAGCATTAACCTGAGAGAGACTAAACTCTTTTAATTTCTAGGACTTTCTTTAATTTCTCAGTCTGGTTAAAAGGTGttaccttttaaaaatgtgctttatgaTCTAATGATTTTGTCATTTATTCTAATTTGAGAAAACTTGCTTGGGATAGTtttgccaaattttttttttttaaaactggggAGGTGTGTGTGGCGGTGGTGAAACAGAGGGTGGGTTAAAACAATTGCACCTCTAAATTGAAGAATGCAGTAAGCGGGAGGATAGAGCATTTTGTAAAAGCAGCCCGATCGCACAACAGAAAATTCTTGTGACTCCCtttgaaaataatgctttttcccTCTACTTTTATTCCAGCATCCTCTCAAcacttaacacagaaaaaaagttcAGTTGCAGCATCAGAAAGTACTGTTCAAAGAACAGGTAAATCTCACTTTGGAAAAGCAGAATATAGGTGAACTAAACTCTTTATGTTTGTaactgaaaatgcatttattttaatgcatatttaatgGTCACTAATATGCTCGATAGCTTGGGGATTGgtttccttttctattatttgTGCTTTTGGGATTACTTTTCCTTGTTAGATACATTGTGCTTTAGAAGTCTCCAAAGCCTTATTGGAGATTCAGGGTGGGatcaagtaaaataaattaaaaaattactaaGGCAGTTTTTAGCTACTGGGTGATAAGCTGGAAGGACTGGATTTGCAGTGATACGTTTTGTTTGAGCTCTGAAGTTTTGTTAAGTGCAAACAGGAGTTTTTCTTTTATATGGgacacttctgaaaatattttccaaagccaTGCTAGGAATGTAAGTTTTAGACTTGTAAtccttttttttgctgttcagctTTTAATGACCCCTCGGCAGAGTCTCAGGGATGGAGACCTGGCAGATGACTTTTTGTTGGTGCCATCCATTATCACGATGTTTCACCATCAGTTCTGTGGCGCTTTAAAAAAGTAATTCCCAAGATGAGTAGGGAAAATGGGATAGACGTGGACTTGCACATGGGAAGTGCCACTCTCCATCAATTTGCCATTTCAAATACGATTAGAAGTAGAGCTTTCAGAAAGTACAAGTTGTACTAAACTGCTTTCTTTACACTTCTACTTAAACTTAAAAGATGTTCCTGCACCCTGTCGCTCCACAGCTGAGTCATTGCCCCGGTGCCGATGTGGCCGTACTGGGGACTTCCTGCTGGGGGAAATAGCACTGACCTTATCGTTTTTTATTATGGTGTATTCTCCCTGTTCAAATTTTgggtaggaagaaaaagaattctttcctTGTGTTGCTTAGCCTATTTTTCTTTCGTTGCCAAGACATTTTCCCAGACAGTGCTGTGCGCACTTACACTGAAGAGTCTGATACTCCAACAATACAAATTGTAAGGGGTATTTACCGTAAGGGGACAGATATTACCTGGTTTCTTAATTTTATTACACCTTTATCCTTTGTGCACACTCTAGCAAACTTTGGCTACTAGATGGATCATGAAGCCACAGTTCTGCGCACCGCTGTCCCCAGAAGTGTGGGTGTTCGGTGGGGAGAGGGGTGCGCTGCAGGCAGGGTGACAGGGGGGAGCAGGACGTCACGCTGCGATGGCAATCCCTGACCCAGGGGCAGTTTCTCACAAGAGGTGCTGGGTTCGGGTGTAGCTGCTCCCTCTCAACAAAGGATCTGGAGAATGAAAAGGTGGACAGTTAAAAGCTTAGAAGTCTTACATGGTGAAAAGGAGAGCTGTTCATTACGGTGGCGGCTCAAAGGGAAGCCTGATCTGTGTGTATAAAACCCCcaggagagagacagacaaaGGGGAGAGGGCAGCCTGCTCTTTACATCATTTCCCCACAGATTTTTCCCAATTTGGTAGAAGTATAATTGGGCTTCAGAAAATCGTCTACCTTTGCATTAGAAGATATTGCTGTGAGAGGTGGTTGAGTCAAGGCAAAATTTTCCATGCATATCCAGATCAGTACTTTTAAGGTTTAAAACTAACAAAACCGAGATGTTTTAGAAGGAATGAACTGTCTAAAATGGAAGTTTAAAAAGGAGGAGAACAAGGGCTACAGTCAGGGAGTTTCTCTACAGTTTTCTTCTGCAGGGttctttttaacttttctctGTTTGAGCTGGTGCAGGCCACAGCCAAGAGGAGCGTGGGGCTGGTGTGGTACCAAGATACTCGGCTTGCTTTGCTTTGAGGGTAACGATAGCTGAGAGAAATTTATTCTTCAGACCTAATGCATAATGAGCAAAAATGTGAGATAGTCATGCCTTGTCAGCGGGTATGTACTTCTACAGCAGacttaaaaattatctttttctcttgTAGAACTTGAAACAAATGCTCCACTAGTTGCTGGTCAAAGGTAAGGAGATAGTTTGTGTAGATTCAGAATAGCTATAGCTTTCATGGGAGGAAGCccctttctctttgcttcaaTTGCACAACTtctactgcttttcattttcttgtccaTACCTTTCTGTCCTGCTAAGAAATTGGGAGAGTTGAATGGTTCGAAATAATGCTGAAATACAGACTGTTTGGTAACTTTTTCCCGAGTCTGTCTTCATGCTTTGGACAGTGTTTCCGCTTGTCCCTTCAGGCCTGAGTGTTTCACGTCCTGGAAGGGTCTTGATGGTTCCACTGTTTGctattttctgaaaacaaatcaaaactaaAACCTCCAAAGCCATGTCAAGCTTAGCTGTcatgtggatttttgttttctgaaagtaGGTCTTTCTAAAGTTTGTTCTTCTTCTGCCTTCGTGACTGTTTTCTCCAGATTTCCTCTGTGTTTGCTTGTTGACACCTTGCCAAGACCTGATAGGAAAGCCAAGCAGAAACTTCATCTTGTCCCAATTAAGACAGTCAGTAATTAAAAGATCAAATTTCAAATGGTTGTGTTCTGTCAGAAGAAAAGATGGTTTCCAAGATCTATTTCTGTTAGATTCTAAACCCACCAGGTCTAGGCAGCTGTCATGACAGACCTTTGTCAGGTTTTCGGGTAAGGGTGGTGGCACAGCTGGCCGGGGTTTTGATGCCCCCTCCTCAGTGGAGTGATGCCCTGAGGCAGGGCAGGAAGGGCACCTCACTTGGGTGGTTCATCAGGAAACAAGGCAGCGTCCTCTTTTGAAAGGGAGGTGACACAATGCGCCTTCTCAGATCAGGAATGACTCTGAATTGAATATTTAACTATATTTACCTTCACTTGGATTGGGATCTTTCTAGTTGTATCAAAGACAAACTGAAATTTCACCACAAGTTTGGTTTTTCTCTAAAAAGCTGAAGGTGAGACACCTGGGAGATGAGTGGGTTCTCCCAATGCAGTGTCCTTGCGTGACCGTTCTCCAGACTCAAGCGGCACATCAAATTACCCCAAGTGCAGTTCTGTTTGGATTTTTCTGGACTGATGCTTTTCTGAGCAAGGCCGGAAAAGAAGGGAAGGTTTTAGGCAAACTGTGAATCTGGTGATGGCTGATAGTGACAGGGGTGGGCTTTGAGCCCCCGCAGTTAAACGCCGTATGGGACAAACCTTAGAGGAACCTTGCAACCTACAAAGCACTGGAGATATTTTCACTTGGGCCAACTTGATTTCCCCCTGTAAAAGGAGAAAGGTGATGTGTTGGTTCCTATGAGACAATCCAAACTATGGATTAATCACTGGAATCTGTAAAAATGCCCGGTAATAACTGACCTTCAGCTGCTGCCTGTTTGCTCACCTCCAGGCGTCCTCTGCAGCGGGTGGCTGTGGCTTCAGCTGCCCCAGTTACGTAGCAGAAGACCAGTTTGTGACCTCTTTGGGGGATTTGGTTTATAGATTACTATAATACTGACTTGGGGGGAAATAGATTTCGATATTTAGTTTGTATCTGAGACAATCCACGTGCTTCCATATCCTCCTTCTGCCATGTGTTTCCTTGCTAGAGAGCATTTGTCTCTCCTTCCAGTGACAAACTGGTTTATTTCAGATAGCTGTTACTTACAACCACAAGTATTTGTAGTAGTTTTTCCCCTGACACACTGACGCTGTAGCGGGACCTCTGTAACACACAGGTCTGCTCTGGTGTTTTCTGTCAGTTCTCGGATTAGGGCAGCCTTTCTTGAAATCTTGCAAGTATCACCCAAAGGGCATGAAATGagctttctttctccttttctgttatcAGCCGAATAATTTGTTTGATTACTCACCTTTGAATTTGCAGGAGATAAGTTTGGCTTAATCTTCAGAAACTTTAGTCATTGGAAATTGTCTGGCGTTAATGCATTAAGGAATGCAAAATTAATGCAAACACCCAAACCTCGGGATGAGTTTCCAGGGTTAAGAGTGATAAAATAAAAGAGGagtttaattaaaaactgtagCACTCCATTTATTGTCTCAGTGACAACAAACACGGATTTCCACAGtacctaaaattattttttataccaGAAAAAGCTgtctgttataaaaaaaatatattttaacttcaAGCTTTAAAGGTtgaagaaagttttaaataaacCTTAAGCTTTTTAATATGTAAAGAAATCACTTGGATCAATGGAGTGAgtcttttcagtgaaaacaaaagctgGCTGTACTCACTGAAGGGGTCGTGATTCCTCCTTATGTTCAGCTGCAATTTCAACTCTGTGTTCCCGTATCGTAGCAGTCTCTAATGTAACTTGTTTGCTTTTCCTAGACTTCAGTAATGGTGGCACCTGTGGAAAACAGAGCAGACAATTTGTAATGCATCTATAATTTCTTGGGCTTCTAATGTTGAAAGTATTCTCTTTGAGGACTTCTCAGTTCTGTATCCTCtgataatttttaatagaaacGGACTATACTCTGGCTTACTCAGGTCATTCTTCATCTGATAAAACTTCTGGTATCTCTAGCATTTCATATCTTCAGTGCTAATAGTCCGGAACTGGTACCTGTGTCGGTCCATCCTCCAGCTTGTCTGAGTTGCATAGAAAAACATAATTCTTCTTACACTTCATCAGAACTATTTTGTCCCACTTTATTAGTAATGAGACAAAAGAGAATTGTGAAAAGTCTAAAACTCCAAATAGAAGAAATTCAAGAACAGAGGATTCTGCCGCTTCACAGGAAACTGTAGAGAACGGGCAGCGCAAGAGATCCTCCCGACCGGCCTCTGCGTCTGGCACGGCAAAAGGTAAAAGGCACAGCCATCCTTTCTCTGGAGCGGGCAGGACCTAACCTACTCCCCCAAATAATAACCCTTCCAATAACTGGCTCCTAACGATGGTTTACAGCTTGTGAGTGTTGTGTGCTGTTAACTCTGGTGTCAGTGATTCAGTCACAGGTTGAAGTATGTACCGACGTCTGCACTGGCAGTAAATCTGGTGTGAATTTCCTATTGTTAAGTTTATGGAACTTGTTTCCCACAGCTCTCGCCACCGTAGTGTTCAGCCAGCTTGCCTAGTGGAACCTGAATTCTCTTGGCAGAAATGTGTTGCCATTAAAAGGACTGTGCTCAAGTCAAAAAGTgacttcttttgggtttttttcccccctgaagcCTGAGAGACACAAGACAAAGGCTTAACTCTTCCCAAGGGCACACTCAGCTCTCCCGCAGCCAAGTGCTGAGGTTCGGGCAGGCTCCGGGAgctgccggcagccccggggggtgCTGGGCCCCACGCATGGGGCCTCGGCTGCGGCTCCTGAAAGCACGGGACATCCTAAAATTACAGCTATTAACCCATGGCAGTCGCAGTTGCTGATGGGCCTTATTTCTGCCCAGGTCACAGCCTTTAACAAAGTGTGCAGTGTTTGTGTGACACACACAGTTGTTGCCCTAGTGCACAGTGCCGTTCTGCATTTCTGAAGCTAATTCTGTCAGCTCCTTGTGTGTAAGGGTCAGAAAAATTCTGATGGAAAAAAGTTGTGCGAGAGGGTAGAGAGAGACCATCAAGAGGCGACATTTGACCAATATTTTAAAGATAACATGCAGAACACAGAGGTATTAATATCAAATGATTATAAGAGGAAGTCAAGTTGAATTCAGCAACCATTTTCCATACTGAAGATACTAAAATTTGATGGTaagaatatttgcattttcagagTTTCAGAGA
Proteins encoded in this region:
- the NCOA6 gene encoding nuclear receptor coactivator 6 isoform X3 codes for the protein MVLDDLPNLKDTYASLYSSAMEDLEMDFDSGLEEDELKQEAAPEDSTIFVAFKGNIGDTDFEQKLDTILENVPGLLHMESDKLKLQKIEPWNSVRVTFNIPREAAERLRILAQNNNQQLRDLGILSVQIEGEGAINLALAQNRTQDVRINGPLGASSAVRMETSFPMQGGQGLIRMSNAAAVMMSQSGNVPSSMVTSAASAELQPRTPRPSSQPDAMDPLLSGLNIQQQNHPSGSLAPQLHSMQSVPVNRQMNSANFQQLQQQTQLQTRPPQPHQQPQQGIRPSFTSPAQVPVPPGWNQLPSGALQPPPTQGALGTLTVNQGWKKAPLPGQMQQQLQARPSLATVQTPTHPPPPYPFGSQQASQAHSNFPQMSNPGQFTAPQMKSLQGGPSRVPTPLQQPHLTNKSPASSPSSFQQGSPASSPTVPQTQQQMGPRPPQSSTLPQGFQQPVTSPSRNPMVQQGNVPPNFMVMQQQNQGPQGLHPGLGGVPKRLPPGFPAGQANQNFMAGQVPSSAPGTPGSSGAPQLQTSQSIQHTGGQGSGPPQNQMQAPHGPPNMMQTNLMGLHGNMNNQQAGASGVPQVNMGNMPGQPQQGPQSQLMGMHQQIVSSQGQMVNIQAQGSLNPQNQMILSRTQLMPQGQMMVTPQNQNLGPSPQRMTPPKQMIPQQGQQMLSTHNQMMGPQGQVLLQQNSMMEQMMTTQMQGNKQPFSTQNQSNVMSGPAQLMRGPTPNMQGNMVQFSGQMMAQQGPVNGNPSQVMGIQGQVLRPTGPGPHISQQLGDTTTTTNNDVNLTQMLPDVPVQQPNMVPSHMQAMQGNNSASGSHFSGHGLPFNTGFSGTPNGNQISCGQNPVFPVNKDVTLTSPLLVNLLQSDISAGHFGVNNKQNNQNANKPKKKKPPRKKKNNQQLEQTTSSEPRPSGLEESDQSSMSGEQGMNLDNSGPKLSDFASRPPGYPSQPVEQRPLQQMPPQLMPHSQQPQQQPQPPPQQVQAPPQTPQQQQQQMMMMLMMQQDPKSVRLPVPQGVHPPRGPLNPDAQRMPMQQSGNMSVMVNLQGPGSVPPSPDKQRMSLPGNPPLGNNARKMVYQDNVQNPSSSPLGEVSSVSSLPEGGGAEGPPASGAQNNLTSHLVVSQNQLMMTGPKPGPSPLSAAQGASPQQQSNSLPSTLTHHFPNVATPSQTSRPKTPNRASPRPYYPQTPNNRPPSTEPSEISLSPERLNASIAGLFPPQINIPLPPRPNLNRGFDQQGLNPTTLKAIGQAPSNLTINSQSSFAAPQSHKLEGMVMNSGKQANAGGTKRASPSNSRRSSPGSSRKTTPSPGRQNSKAAKLSLTTQQNPSLLQNMELQRNMMAGPSPLPTPVTTSFQNNNMLSNQSPAGPVPAVTGVPEDNKESLSLPQDNECPSAQGVQGNKDQPSVELKGVPTAPEMKVLVPEEQSKKDGQALDTSKLPVLEESKTMVSPAMREAPTSLSQLLDNSGAPNVTIKPPGLTGLEKAPIVTTGEELKKIAVIPPLQESSSSKEPSNSLSLPQNNEPSSNPGHQEPGEINSNVAQSVPPVMQRPVSSSSISGPLPPNQITVFVTSNPITSSANTSAPLPSHLQPALVSTVVTMPNVGNKVMVSEGQSAAQSNARPQFITPVFINSSSIIQVMKGSQSSTIPAAPMTSNSSLMPQSVAVVGPLHIPQNIKFSSGPTPPSTSSGSPVSSIPTSRALVLNAVAPPAQLPSPATTSSSVPSHSPAQPVKDFSPEETSSQSGGSSDQCSVTAAQPGPVVSPLLTSSPGSGNRRSPVSSSKGKGKVDKIGQLLLTKACKKVTGSLEKGEEQYALDGEAEGQGIETSVPNSLGTEQPPAELENKTVTPPAPTLIKQSTSGPSGSSLSPAAAPPAATSPGVTASTPAATAVPAVPPAPEPAPPAPSTNGGGLGGLLPEQSGAGAAEEKAGAHQELLQSAASSQHLTQKKSSVAASESTVQRTELETNAPLVAGQSNETKENCEKSKTPNRRNSRTEDSAASQETVENGQRKRSSRPASASGTAKETSASAMQSKRRKSK